Proteins from one Cryptomeria japonica chromosome 4, Sugi_1.0, whole genome shotgun sequence genomic window:
- the LOC131064546 gene encoding protein HEADING DATE REPRESSOR 1 isoform X3 — translation MKLQDEGAVMLFSKSRKRNADGQLFERVEEMIIQTPPPPSRRRQRSPPLDNGGAILDNGGGEDLQLSERRRALFDPLGPTKGTDNSNLLPPPDFDAATYPKGWVVGKKRKLVNVDVVESMRRIAIQEMNRKDREINGLNEQLEEDSRSLEHLQLRLQQERNKRMEVERENATLKDQISMLNEMLEQDEDAENIDD, via the exons ATGAAGCTTCAAGATGAGGGTGCTGTAATGTTGTTTTCAAAATCTAGAAAACGAAATG CTGACGGCCAGCTGTTTGAGAGAGTGGAAGAGATGATCATTCAGACCCCTCCTCCGCCATCCAGGAGGAGGCAGAGGTCTCCTCCTCTTGATAATGGCGGAGCTATTCTGGACAATGGCGGAGGAGAAGATCTTCAGTTATCGGAGAGGAGAAGGGCACTATTTGACCCTCTGGGTCCAACAAAAGGCACTGACAATAGCAATCTGCTTCCTCCACCTGACTTTGATGCTGCAACATATCCTAAAGGGTGGGTTGTGGGAAAGAAGAGAAAACTTGTAAATGTAGATGTGGTGGAGAGTATGCGCCGCATTGCTATTCAAGAAATGAATAGAAAG GACAGGGAAATAAATGGATTGAatgaacagttagaagaggattCTCGCTCTCTAGAGCATCTTCAATTGCGCCTTCAGCAAGAACGCAACAAAAGAATGGAGGTCGAGAGGGAGAATGCTACACTAAAAGATCAGATATCAATGTTGAATGAAATGCTTGAACAAGATGAGGATGCAGAAAATATTGATGACTAG
- the LOC131064546 gene encoding protein HEADING DATE REPRESSOR 1 isoform X2, translating into MKLQDEGAVMLFSKSRKRNDMVADGQLFERVEEMIIQTPPPPSRRRQRSPPLDNGGAILDNGGGEDLQLSERRRALFDPLGPTKGTDNSNLLPPPDFDAATYPKGWVVGKKRKLVNVDVVESMRRIAIQEMNRKDREINGLNEQLEEDSRSLEHLQLRLQQERNKRMEVERENATLKDQISMLNEMLEQDEDAENIDD; encoded by the exons ATGAAGCTTCAAGATGAGGGTGCTGTAATGTTGTTTTCAAAATCTAGAAAACGAAATG ATATGGTAGCTGACGGCCAGCTGTTTGAGAGAGTGGAAGAGATGATCATTCAGACCCCTCCTCCGCCATCCAGGAGGAGGCAGAGGTCTCCTCCTCTTGATAATGGCGGAGCTATTCTGGACAATGGCGGAGGAGAAGATCTTCAGTTATCGGAGAGGAGAAGGGCACTATTTGACCCTCTGGGTCCAACAAAAGGCACTGACAATAGCAATCTGCTTCCTCCACCTGACTTTGATGCTGCAACATATCCTAAAGGGTGGGTTGTGGGAAAGAAGAGAAAACTTGTAAATGTAGATGTGGTGGAGAGTATGCGCCGCATTGCTATTCAAGAAATGAATAGAAAG GACAGGGAAATAAATGGATTGAatgaacagttagaagaggattCTCGCTCTCTAGAGCATCTTCAATTGCGCCTTCAGCAAGAACGCAACAAAAGAATGGAGGTCGAGAGGGAGAATGCTACACTAAAAGATCAGATATCAATGTTGAATGAAATGCTTGAACAAGATGAGGATGCAGAAAATATTGATGACTAG
- the LOC131064546 gene encoding protein HEADING DATE REPRESSOR 1 isoform X1 yields MKLQDEGAVMLFSKSRKRNGDMVADGQLFERVEEMIIQTPPPPSRRRQRSPPLDNGGAILDNGGGEDLQLSERRRALFDPLGPTKGTDNSNLLPPPDFDAATYPKGWVVGKKRKLVNVDVVESMRRIAIQEMNRKDREINGLNEQLEEDSRSLEHLQLRLQQERNKRMEVERENATLKDQISMLNEMLEQDEDAENIDD; encoded by the exons ATGAAGCTTCAAGATGAGGGTGCTGTAATGTTGTTTTCAAAATCTAGAAAACGAAATG GAGATATGGTAGCTGACGGCCAGCTGTTTGAGAGAGTGGAAGAGATGATCATTCAGACCCCTCCTCCGCCATCCAGGAGGAGGCAGAGGTCTCCTCCTCTTGATAATGGCGGAGCTATTCTGGACAATGGCGGAGGAGAAGATCTTCAGTTATCGGAGAGGAGAAGGGCACTATTTGACCCTCTGGGTCCAACAAAAGGCACTGACAATAGCAATCTGCTTCCTCCACCTGACTTTGATGCTGCAACATATCCTAAAGGGTGGGTTGTGGGAAAGAAGAGAAAACTTGTAAATGTAGATGTGGTGGAGAGTATGCGCCGCATTGCTATTCAAGAAATGAATAGAAAG GACAGGGAAATAAATGGATTGAatgaacagttagaagaggattCTCGCTCTCTAGAGCATCTTCAATTGCGCCTTCAGCAAGAACGCAACAAAAGAATGGAGGTCGAGAGGGAGAATGCTACACTAAAAGATCAGATATCAATGTTGAATGAAATGCTTGAACAAGATGAGGATGCAGAAAATATTGATGACTAG